The Salinibaculum sp. SYNS191 genome has a window encoding:
- the glpB gene encoding glycerol-3-phosphate dehydrogenase subunit GlpB, whose amino-acid sequence MAIESEVLVVGGGLAGLTGALSAARAGADVRLVSYKQSTLRNASGLVDVLGYTPDGDGPLVDPYAAIPDLPERHPYRTVGVDGVREAMALFDDVAPDYRGGHTDANALLPTHGGTIKPTARYPAGASAGLASDDRDVLLVGIAGMVDFDATHAAAHLEAAGVPFDVRGVTIEFPGTLDAKAKVTRYAKLLDTNGKVAVRGRERPARDALAERVNTELAGEGRVGFPAVLGDDDAAGVRAALRERLGADVFEVPMGPPSLPGLRLEDALFAALDEAGASFETGNPVVDYDGDGHIERVYVEKNGAKIPYSADQYVLATGGLVGKGVESDREAVYEPIFDCHVPHAADRYDWFDTEAFGDHAFARFGVSTDDDLRPEDAGGNVEFENLRAAGAVLGGYDFAAEKSGSGVSIATGYAAGRTAAQEAR is encoded by the coding sequence CTCCGGCCTCGTCGACGTCCTCGGCTACACGCCCGACGGCGACGGGCCGCTCGTCGACCCGTACGCGGCGATTCCGGACCTGCCCGAGCGACACCCCTACCGGACCGTCGGGGTCGACGGGGTGCGCGAGGCGATGGCGCTGTTCGACGACGTGGCCCCCGACTACCGCGGCGGCCACACCGACGCGAACGCGCTCCTGCCCACGCACGGCGGGACCATCAAGCCGACCGCGCGCTATCCCGCGGGGGCCAGCGCCGGCCTCGCGAGCGACGACCGCGACGTCCTGCTGGTCGGGATAGCAGGGATGGTCGACTTCGACGCGACCCACGCCGCCGCCCACCTGGAAGCCGCCGGCGTCCCCTTCGACGTGCGCGGCGTCACCATCGAGTTCCCCGGCACCCTCGACGCGAAGGCGAAGGTGACCCGGTACGCGAAGCTCCTCGACACGAACGGCAAGGTGGCCGTCCGCGGCCGCGAGCGCCCCGCGCGGGACGCGCTCGCCGAGCGGGTGAACACCGAACTGGCGGGCGAAGGGCGCGTCGGCTTCCCTGCCGTCCTCGGCGACGACGACGCGGCGGGCGTCCGGGCCGCACTCCGCGAGCGCCTCGGCGCTGACGTCTTCGAGGTGCCGATGGGTCCCCCGTCGCTCCCGGGACTCAGGCTCGAAGACGCGCTGTTCGCGGCGCTGGACGAAGCGGGCGCGAGTTTCGAGACCGGGAATCCGGTCGTCGACTACGACGGCGACGGCCACATCGAGCGGGTCTACGTCGAGAAAAACGGCGCGAAGATTCCCTACAGCGCCGACCAGTACGTGCTGGCGACGGGCGGCCTGGTCGGCAAGGGCGTCGAGTCCGACCGCGAGGCCGTCTACGAACCGATATTCGACTGTCACGTCCCCCACGCCGCGGACCGCTACGACTGGTTCGACACGGAGGCCTTCGGCGACCACGCGTTCGCCCGCTTCGGCGTCAGCACGGACGACGACCTCCGCCCGGAGGACGCCGGCGGAAACGTGGAGTTCGAGAACCTGCGGGCCGCCGGCGCGGTGCTGGGCGGGTACGACTTCGCCGCCGAGAAGTCCGGCAGCGGCGTCTCGATTGCGACAGGCTACGCCGCCGGCCGGACGGCGGCACAGGAGGCACGATGA
- a CDS encoding anaerobic glycerol-3-phosphate dehydrogenase subunit C has protein sequence MSDAHSPTDFDPAEPNTGEDFEPVDVFPDSTDFDLRPGADSCYKCSTCDTNCPVAEVDEDFPGPKFQGPEQWRLKQNEDDYTVDDSVMDCSNCMRCDNACPSGVPLSQMHNTARGEYVSEQMSKTSVEYWRNRILANYRTSAWFASKVPRLANVAMNFGPARWLMEKTMGITSEREFPAFATETFREWWETQGAASGSRERARQARKRRGEPADADKKVAYFHGCYSNYNTPEVGKAMVRVFEHFGYEVVVPEQKCSGTPMFANGMLSDARRHAEVNVSSMTDLVDRGYDAIASCTSCSMALRQEYPELFDIEGIDDVAAHTFESVEYLRIHEDVRDELAAADVEGDLAEEFAYHAPCHARNQGLDRQAVELFRDLDGAGIEDVGDSCSGISGTYGWKAEKYEKSMEIGDEMFEHMEHAEGRTGMTECPTCAMQMEHGTGYDIRHPLELLEAAIVE, from the coding sequence ATGAGCGACGCACACTCCCCGACAGACTTCGACCCGGCAGAACCGAACACCGGCGAGGACTTCGAACCCGTCGACGTCTTCCCGGACAGCACCGACTTCGACCTGCGCCCCGGCGCGGACTCGTGTTACAAGTGCTCGACCTGCGACACGAACTGCCCGGTCGCGGAGGTCGACGAGGACTTCCCGGGCCCGAAGTTCCAGGGTCCCGAGCAGTGGCGGCTCAAGCAAAACGAGGACGACTACACCGTCGACGACTCGGTGATGGACTGCTCGAACTGCATGCGCTGTGACAACGCGTGTCCCTCGGGCGTCCCGCTGTCACAGATGCACAACACCGCCCGCGGCGAGTACGTCAGCGAGCAGATGTCGAAGACCTCCGTCGAGTACTGGCGCAACCGGATTCTGGCGAACTACCGGACGTCGGCCTGGTTCGCGAGCAAGGTGCCGCGGCTGGCGAACGTCGCGATGAACTTCGGGCCGGCGCGGTGGCTCATGGAGAAGACGATGGGAATCACCAGCGAGCGCGAGTTCCCCGCGTTCGCCACCGAGACGTTCCGGGAGTGGTGGGAGACGCAGGGCGCGGCCAGCGGGTCCAGAGAGCGCGCACGGCAGGCCCGCAAGCGCCGCGGCGAACCCGCCGACGCAGACAAGAAGGTGGCGTACTTCCACGGTTGCTACTCCAACTACAACACCCCCGAGGTCGGCAAGGCGATGGTCCGCGTCTTCGAGCACTTCGGCTACGAGGTGGTCGTGCCCGAACAGAAGTGCTCGGGGACGCCGATGTTCGCCAACGGGATGCTTTCGGACGCCCGCCGCCACGCGGAGGTCAACGTCTCCTCGATGACCGACCTCGTCGACCGGGGATACGACGCCATCGCCTCGTGTACCTCCTGTTCGATGGCGCTGCGCCAGGAGTACCCCGAACTGTTCGACATCGAGGGCATCGACGACGTGGCCGCCCACACCTTCGAGTCCGTCGAGTACCTCCGCATCCACGAGGACGTGCGGGACGAACTCGCCGCGGCCGACGTCGAGGGCGACCTCGCCGAGGAGTTCGCCTACCACGCGCCCTGCCACGCGCGCAACCAGGGCCTCGACCGCCAGGCCGTCGAACTGTTCCGGGACCTCGACGGCGCCGGCATCGAGGACGTGGGCGACTCCTGTTCGGGCATCTCCGGCACCTACGGCTGGAAGGCCGAGAAGTACGAGAAGTCGATGGAAATCGGCGACGAGATGTTCGAGCACATGGAACACGCCGAGGGGCGGACGGGCATGACCGAGTGCCCGACCTGCGCGATGCAGATGGAACACGGGACGGGCTACGACATCCGCCACCCGCTAGAACTGCTCGAAGCGGCGATCGTGGAGTAA
- a CDS encoding HAD family hydrolase has protein sequence MERYDLLYRLYEEFDTGTLRAYQEFVDLFPPVDSRVALDQWQRARDELDERKEEIRDAFPHLGGTYADLAALATREQAFAALDLYTKHDRGINVLVLDVDETLRSAGNTDNEIPRETLHLLTRFHEADVPIVICTGQTLENVKGFLIQGLGSKMVHSGDVSIVYEAGTGVFTPGHGADTKQLLYETLDKDVQAIFGQVRSRVLSEAPEDIRRGCHLQGNEFNVTLKPNFETGSDDAHDVVDDALVYLLDLLGDAVADVVGADVDAAALARAYYADQDPEIRDVLAATGAQPAVDAADVPDAVATVFERIDVAYYEADAAEIGSLELNKVVGVQSALEVLGIDDPFALVMGDSKSDLRVMQWAADTDAGIAAAPTHASRDVLDHVAATDELLFDRGDAAEMLRTAYAMRLLAGLD, from the coding sequence ATGGAACGGTACGACCTGCTGTATCGGCTGTACGAGGAGTTCGACACCGGGACGCTGCGCGCCTACCAGGAGTTCGTCGACCTCTTTCCACCCGTCGACTCCCGCGTCGCCCTCGACCAGTGGCAGCGTGCGCGCGACGAACTCGACGAGCGGAAAGAGGAGATACGCGACGCGTTCCCGCACCTCGGCGGGACCTACGCGGACCTGGCGGCGCTCGCGACGCGCGAGCAGGCCTTCGCCGCGCTGGACCTCTACACGAAACACGACCGGGGCATCAACGTCCTCGTGCTGGACGTCGACGAGACGCTGCGCTCGGCCGGCAACACGGACAACGAGATTCCCCGCGAGACGCTGCACCTCCTCACCCGGTTCCACGAGGCAGACGTCCCCATCGTCATCTGCACGGGACAGACCCTGGAGAACGTCAAGGGCTTTCTCATCCAGGGCCTGGGCAGCAAGATGGTCCACTCCGGCGACGTCAGCATCGTCTACGAAGCGGGGACGGGCGTCTTCACACCCGGCCACGGTGCCGACACCAAGCAACTCCTCTACGAGACGCTGGACAAGGACGTCCAGGCGATTTTCGGCCAGGTCCGCTCGCGCGTCCTCTCGGAGGCCCCCGAGGACATCCGCCGGGGCTGTCACCTCCAGGGCAACGAGTTCAACGTCACCCTCAAACCAAACTTCGAAACCGGCAGCGACGACGCACACGACGTCGTCGACGACGCCCTCGTCTACCTCCTCGACCTCCTCGGCGACGCCGTCGCCGACGTCGTCGGCGCTGACGTCGACGCAGCCGCTCTCGCCCGGGCGTACTACGCCGACCAGGACCCCGAAATCCGGGACGTGCTGGCCGCGACCGGCGCGCAACCGGCCGTCGACGCCGCTGACGTCCCCGATGCTGTCGCCACGGTCTTCGAGCGAATCGACGTCGCGTACTACGAGGCCGACGCCGCCGAAATCGGCTCGCTCGAACTCAACAAGGTCGTCGGCGTGCAGTCCGCGCTGGAGGTGCTGGGCATCGACGACCCCTTCGCCCTCGTCATGGGCGACTCCAAGAGCGACCTCCGCGTCATGCAGTGGGCCGCCGACACCGACGCCGGCATCGCGGCCGCACCCACACACGCATCGCGGGACGTCCTCGACCACGTCGCCGCGACGGACGAACTGCTGTTCGACCGCGGCGACGCCGCCGAGATGCTCCGGACCGCCTACGCGATGCGGCTGCTCGCCGGACTCGATTGA
- a CDS encoding DUF2391 family protein, with product MFGLDDLVQQLVGGFLLSAPFVVTEEVWNLAAGMDWLQWSITVVMVVVIGYATLYRADRDRDVEREESIAGLPLRFVSLLFIAYFSVTLLSFVFNAPETFGATPATTLKAISIGAIFSVVGAATADSVL from the coding sequence ATATTCGGGCTCGACGACCTGGTCCAGCAACTCGTCGGCGGGTTCCTCCTCTCGGCCCCGTTCGTCGTCACCGAGGAGGTCTGGAACCTCGCCGCCGGGATGGACTGGCTCCAGTGGAGCATCACCGTCGTCATGGTGGTCGTCATCGGGTACGCGACCCTCTACAGGGCCGACCGGGACCGCGACGTCGAGCGGGAGGAGTCCATCGCCGGGCTGCCGCTGCGCTTCGTCTCGCTGCTGTTCATCGCCTACTTCTCCGTGACACTCCTTTCGTTCGTGTTCAACGCTCCCGAGACCTTCGGGGCGACGCCGGCGACCACGCTGAAGGCCATCTCCATCGGCGCTATCTTCAGCGTCGTCGGCGCGGCCACCGCGGACTCGGTGCTGTAG
- the gfcR gene encoding transcriptional regulator GfcR produces MKNVDDLIEGARELSERGFSKGEIADELNVSRETASWLVQRSDTAATTSQEAEPPSGPHDIHVDWSALGRDSARLAYAGMAMADLLSKQGEAVDLTVGIEKAGAPLATVVARELDTDIAAYAPRKHQWEEGDIEDLQGSFSQNFADIRDRECYVVDDTITSGTTMRETIEGINERGGTPVACVVLVDKHGTEEIAGVPVYSLIQAIRVGNAE; encoded by the coding sequence ATGAAGAACGTCGACGACCTCATCGAGGGTGCGAGGGAACTCTCCGAGCGGGGATTCTCGAAGGGCGAAATCGCGGACGAACTGAACGTCTCGCGGGAGACGGCGAGCTGGCTCGTCCAGCGCAGCGACACCGCGGCCACGACCAGCCAGGAAGCGGAGCCGCCGAGCGGACCGCACGACATCCACGTCGACTGGAGCGCGCTGGGGCGTGACTCCGCACGGCTGGCCTACGCCGGCATGGCGATGGCCGACCTGCTCTCGAAGCAGGGCGAGGCCGTCGACCTGACCGTCGGCATCGAGAAGGCCGGCGCGCCGCTGGCGACGGTGGTCGCGCGCGAACTTGACACCGACATCGCCGCCTACGCGCCCCGGAAACACCAGTGGGAGGAGGGCGACATCGAGGACCTGCAGGGGAGTTTCTCGCAGAACTTCGCGGACATCCGCGACCGGGAGTGCTACGTCGTCGACGACACCATCACCAGCGGGACGACGATGCGCGAGACCATCGAAGGCATCAACGAGCGCGGCGGGACCCCGGTCGCCTGCGTCGTCCTCGTGGACAAACACGGCACCGAGGAGATAGCCGGCGTCCCGGTGTACTCGCTGATTCAGGCCATCCGCGTCGGCAACGCCGAGTGA
- a CDS encoding methylglyoxal synthase, producing the protein MRLALIAHDDKKPDMIDWATEHEAVLARNDLIATGTTGGRLNDETGLEVTPKESGPLGGDLMIGSDIVTDECDAVIFFRDPMTAQPHEPDISALLRICDVHGVPLATNRASATALLDGLAAAESV; encoded by the coding sequence ATGCGCCTTGCACTCATCGCACACGACGACAAGAAACCGGACATGATAGACTGGGCGACCGAACACGAGGCAGTCCTCGCGCGCAACGACCTCATCGCGACGGGGACTACGGGCGGCCGCCTGAACGATGAGACCGGGCTGGAGGTGACGCCGAAGGAATCCGGGCCGCTGGGCGGGGACCTGATGATAGGCTCGGACATCGTCACCGACGAGTGCGACGCCGTCATCTTCTTCCGTGACCCGATGACCGCACAGCCCCACGAGCCCGACATCTCCGCACTGTTGCGCATCTGCGACGTCCACGGGGTCCCGCTGGCGACCAACCGCGCGAGCGCGACGGCCCTGCTCGACGGCCTGGCGGCGGCCGAATCGGTCTAG
- the pyk gene encoding pyruvate kinase — protein sequence MHRAKIVCTLGPASDSRETIAGLVEAGMSVARLNASHGTTDHRATVIDRIRAVSEEAGEPVATMLDVPGPEIRTAPLSEPVDLPAGSERRLVVGETVDDEVVGLSESLSAVEPGDRILLDDGRIETTVQRVEGEEVVVHVDSGGELGGRKGVNVPGVDLGLEVVNESDREELRLAAEEEVDYVAASFVGSGEDVYAVNAVLDSFGADIPVVAKIERAEAVENLDGILDAADGVMVARGDLGVECPLEQVPLIQKRIIRRAQEVGIPVITATEMLDSMVHARRPTRAETSDVANAVLDGTDAVMLSGETAVGDHPVRVVETMARIIRDVEDSEEYAESREHRVPPAAEPRTDAIARSARYLARDVGAEAIVTVTESGYTAHKVAKYRPAVPVVAVTPTRSVRRRLALLWGVTPRYQPSPDGGAAELIEQSATAAIDAGIAASGDTVVVLAGMMTELEGANTTNTMKVHLAAEILASGRGVAGGRAAGPVFAPTDGDIAECPDGAVLSVPADFDGEFSGDLSAIAGILAADDGTTSYPAMLARELGVPMVGGVTASIPDGTVVTVDGDRGVVYESEVAER from the coding sequence ATGCACCGAGCCAAAATCGTCTGCACGCTCGGGCCCGCGTCGGACAGCAGGGAGACCATCGCGGGTCTCGTCGAGGCGGGCATGTCGGTCGCTCGCCTGAACGCCAGCCACGGCACGACCGACCACCGCGCGACGGTCATCGACCGCATCCGGGCAGTCAGCGAGGAGGCCGGAGAGCCGGTCGCCACGATGCTCGACGTGCCGGGGCCGGAGATACGGACGGCCCCGCTGTCGGAACCGGTCGACCTGCCCGCCGGCAGCGAGCGCCGCCTCGTCGTGGGCGAGACGGTCGACGACGAGGTCGTGGGGCTCTCGGAGTCGCTCTCGGCCGTCGAACCCGGCGACCGCATCCTGCTCGACGACGGCCGCATCGAGACGACGGTCCAGCGCGTCGAGGGCGAGGAGGTCGTCGTCCACGTCGACTCCGGCGGCGAACTCGGCGGACGGAAGGGCGTCAACGTCCCCGGCGTCGACCTCGGTCTGGAGGTCGTCAACGAGAGCGACCGCGAGGAACTCCGGCTTGCGGCCGAGGAGGAGGTCGACTACGTCGCCGCGAGTTTCGTCGGGTCCGGCGAGGACGTCTACGCCGTCAACGCCGTGCTGGACTCCTTCGGTGCCGACATCCCGGTCGTCGCGAAGATAGAGCGCGCCGAGGCCGTCGAGAACCTCGACGGGATACTCGACGCGGCCGACGGCGTGATGGTCGCCCGCGGCGACCTCGGCGTCGAGTGCCCGCTGGAGCAGGTCCCGCTCATCCAGAAGCGCATCATCCGCAGGGCACAGGAGGTGGGCATTCCCGTCATCACCGCCACCGAGATGCTCGACTCGATGGTCCACGCCCGGCGGCCGACCAGGGCCGAGACCTCCGACGTGGCCAACGCCGTCCTCGACGGCACCGACGCCGTGATGCTCTCCGGCGAGACGGCCGTCGGCGACCACCCGGTACGCGTCGTCGAGACGATGGCGCGCATCATCCGCGACGTCGAGGACAGCGAGGAGTACGCCGAGTCCCGGGAACACCGCGTGCCGCCGGCCGCGGAACCGCGGACGGACGCCATCGCGCGGTCGGCGCGCTATCTCGCGCGCGACGTCGGTGCGGAAGCAATCGTCACGGTCACCGAGTCCGGCTACACGGCACACAAGGTCGCCAAGTACCGGCCGGCCGTGCCGGTCGTGGCGGTGACGCCGACCCGGTCGGTCCGCCGTCGCCTCGCGCTGCTGTGGGGCGTCACCCCCCGGTACCAGCCGTCGCCCGACGGCGGTGCCGCCGAACTCATCGAGCAGTCCGCGACCGCGGCCATCGACGCCGGCATCGCCGCGAGCGGCGACACGGTGGTCGTGCTCGCGGGGATGATGACCGAACTGGAGGGCGCGAACACGACGAACACGATGAAGGTCCACCTGGCGGCGGAGATTCTCGCCAGCGGCCGCGGTGTCGCCGGCGGCCGGGCCGCGGGGCCGGTGTTCGCCCCGACCGACGGCGACATCGCGGAGTGTCCGGACGGCGCGGTGCTGTCGGTCCCGGCCGACTTTGACGGCGAGTTCAGCGGCGACCTCTCGGCAATCGCCGGCATCCTCGCCGCCGACGACGGGACGACCAGCTACCCGGCGATGCTCGCCCGCGAACTCGGCGTGCCGATGGTCGGCGGCGTCACGGCGTCGATTCCCGACGGGACCGTCGTCACCGTCGACGGCGACCGCGGCGTCGTCTACGAGTCAGAGGTCGCCGAGCGCTGA
- a CDS encoding aldehyde dehydrogenase family protein, with amino-acid sequence MAVNPVSNSEELYIEGRWTPTTDHIEVTDLAEGGTFARVAAATPADAEEALAAAQKAEVAMRETTVVQRANWMLSIAEGIEARKKELADVIVREAGKPISSARGEVDSAAERFRRAAEEARSLDGDYIEGTTDGHEGWRAVVRKEPVGTVLCITPYNYPLSTTALQVAPALAAGNAVILKPATKTPVSGALLAEIIVEAAPDLPDGAFGFVPGRASDIGDVLAGDDRLNAIAMTGSSGAGKHVASVSGMVELHMELGGNAPAVVFPDADLETVSAAATSGSLKYAGQRCSAVSRVLAHEDVHDEIVERVDAQMDGWEPGDLFDEETALGPLISESQADWVMELIEDAVDRGATLVRGGERDGRFVEPTLLADVPQDARIVHEEQFGPVVVVTTFADEEEALSIANGGDLGLDAAVFTANYDRAMRMADKLQAGGVRINGAPSHGLGDIPFGGTKDSGIGREGIGYTIESFVERKSIIL; translated from the coding sequence ATGGCTGTGAATCCCGTATCGAACAGCGAGGAACTGTACATAGAGGGGCGGTGGACGCCGACGACGGACCACATCGAGGTGACCGACCTGGCGGAGGGCGGGACCTTCGCGCGCGTCGCCGCGGCGACACCGGCCGACGCCGAGGAGGCGCTGGCGGCCGCCCAGAAGGCGGAGGTCGCCATGCGCGAGACGACGGTGGTCCAGCGGGCGAACTGGATGCTGTCGATTGCCGAGGGCATCGAGGCCCGGAAGAAGGAACTCGCCGACGTCATCGTGCGCGAGGCCGGCAAACCCATCAGCAGCGCCCGCGGCGAAGTGGACTCCGCGGCCGAGCGGTTCCGACGCGCTGCCGAGGAGGCCCGCTCGCTCGACGGCGACTACATCGAGGGGACCACCGACGGCCACGAGGGCTGGCGGGCGGTCGTGCGCAAGGAACCGGTCGGGACCGTGCTCTGCATCACGCCGTACAACTACCCCCTCTCGACGACGGCGCTGCAGGTCGCGCCCGCACTCGCCGCCGGGAACGCCGTCATCCTGAAGCCGGCGACGAAGACGCCGGTCAGCGGCGCGCTCCTGGCGGAAATCATCGTCGAGGCGGCACCCGACCTCCCGGACGGTGCCTTCGGGTTCGTCCCCGGCCGCGCGAGCGACATCGGCGACGTCCTCGCGGGCGACGACCGGCTCAACGCCATCGCGATGACCGGCTCCTCCGGGGCCGGCAAGCACGTCGCCTCCGTCAGCGGGATGGTCGAACTCCACATGGAACTGGGCGGGAACGCGCCCGCCGTCGTCTTCCCCGATGCCGACCTCGAAACGGTCTCCGCGGCCGCGACGAGCGGCTCGCTGAAGTACGCGGGCCAGCGCTGTTCCGCCGTCTCCCGCGTGCTCGCCCACGAGGACGTCCACGACGAGATCGTCGAGCGCGTCGACGCCCAGATGGACGGCTGGGAGCCGGGCGACCTCTTCGACGAGGAGACGGCCCTCGGCCCGCTCATCTCCGAGTCCCAGGCCGACTGGGTGATGGAACTCATCGAGGACGCCGTCGACCGCGGCGCGACGCTGGTCCGCGGCGGCGAGCGCGACGGCCGCTTCGTCGAGCCGACCCTGCTCGCGGACGTGCCCCAGGACGCCCGCATCGTCCACGAGGAGCAGTTCGGTCCGGTCGTCGTCGTCACCACCTTCGCCGACGAGGAAGAGGCGCTGTCCATCGCCAACGGCGGCGACCTCGGCCTCGACGCGGCCGTCTTCACCGCCAACTACGACCGCGCGATGCGGATGGCCGACAAGCTCCAGGCCGGCGGTGTCCGCATCAACGGCGCGCCCAGTCACGGACTCGGGGACATTCCCTTCGGCGGGACGAAGGACTCCGGCATCGGCCGGGAAGGCATCGGGTACACAATCGAGTCGTTCGTCGAGCGAAAGAGCATCATCCTCTGA